A region of the Kaistia geumhonensis genome:
CGAGGACGGAACGGAGCGGACCAGCGCGCAAGGGGGCGTCTCCTCGGGATTCGCCCCATGCTAGGCGCGGGATCGGGGCGCGAACAGGGCCGGCGCTTGCCGGGCGCTCGCGGAGTTCGCTAAGTTCTCCGGCGACGTCCCGCCACCGGAGTGCCTCCCCTTGACCTCGCCCGCAACGCCGCGCACCGGCGGCCAGCTCATCGTCGACATGCTGGCCGCGAACGGCGTCGACCGGGTCTTCACCGTGCCGGGCGAGAGCTTCCTCGCCGTTCTCGACGCGCTCGCCGACAGCGCCATCGACATCGTCAATGCCCGCCACGAGGGCGGCGCGGCGATCATGGCCGAAGCAGACGGCAAGCTGACCGGCCGGCCGGGCATCGCCATCGTCACGCGCGGGCCGGGCGCGACCAACGCCGCCGCCGGCCTCCATATTGCGCGGCAGGATTCGACGCCGATGATCCTGCTCGTCGGCCAGATCGCGCGCGGCCACCGGGAGCGCGAGGCGTTCCAAGAGATCGACTACCGGCGCATGTTCGGCGAGGTCGCCAAATGGGTGGTCGAGATCGACAGCGCCGACCGCATTCCCGAACTGCTGTCGCGCGCCTTCCATGTCGCGACGTCCGGCCGGCCGGGCCCGGTCGTGCTGGCGCTGCCCGAGGACATGCTTCGCGAACAGGCCGCCGCGACGCTGCCGCCTGCCTTCGAGCCGGTCGAGACCTATCCGGGCCTGACGCAGACGGCGCAATTGCAGAAGCTGCTGTGGGCGGCCGAGCGTCCCTTCGTCATCGCCGGCGGATCGCGCTGGAGCGACAAGGCCGTCGGCTCGCTGCGCCGTTTCGCCGAGCGCTTCGACCTGCCGGTCGGCGTCTCGTTCCGCCGGCAGGGCCTCTTCGACCACGAGCATCCGAACTATGCCGGCGATATCGGGCTCGGCATCAATCCGGCGCTCGCGGCCCGCATCCGCAATGCCGACCTCCTGCTGCTCGTCGGCGGGCGCATGAGCGAGGTGCCGTCTTCGGGCTACACGCTGATCGAGTCGCCCGAGCCGAAGCAGAAGCTGGTCCATGTCCATGCGAGCGCCGAAGAACTCGGCCGCGTCTACCGGCCGACGCTCGCCATCAACGCGACGCCGAACGGTTTCGCGGCGCAGCTCGAAGTCGTGCATCCGCCGGTTGCGATCCGCTGGGGCGAGGAAACGCGTGCCGCCAACGCCGCCTATCGGGCCTGGTCCGACCCGGCGCCGCGGGCCGTGGCCGGCGTCGAGATCGGCGCCATGATCCGCGCGCTGCGCGCGGCGCTGCCGGAGGATGCCATCGTCAGCAACGGCGCCGGCAACTATGCCGGCTGGCTGCACCGCTATTTCCGCTTCCGCGGCCCCGGCACGCAGCTCGCGCCGACCTCGGGCTCGATGGGCTACGGCCTTCCGGCGGCGATCGCAGCGAAGCTGCGCCATCCGGAGCGCATGGTCGTGGCACT
Encoded here:
- a CDS encoding thiamine pyrophosphate-binding protein — protein: MTSPATPRTGGQLIVDMLAANGVDRVFTVPGESFLAVLDALADSAIDIVNARHEGGAAIMAEADGKLTGRPGIAIVTRGPGATNAAAGLHIARQDSTPMILLVGQIARGHREREAFQEIDYRRMFGEVAKWVVEIDSADRIPELLSRAFHVATSGRPGPVVLALPEDMLREQAAATLPPAFEPVETYPGLTQTAQLQKLLWAAERPFVIAGGSRWSDKAVGSLRRFAERFDLPVGVSFRRQGLFDHEHPNYAGDIGLGINPALAARIRNADLLLLVGGRMSEVPSSGYTLIESPEPKQKLVHVHASAEELGRVYRPTLAINATPNGFAAQLEVVHPPVAIRWGEETRAANAAYRAWSDPAPRAVAGVEIGAMIRALRAALPEDAIVSNGAGNYAGWLHRYFRFRGPGTQLAPTSGSMGYGLPAAIAAKLRHPERMVVALAGDGCFQMTGQEFASAAQEGAAVIAIVVDNGMYGTIRAHQERAYPGRVSATALKNPDFAALASAYGGHGETVERTEDFAAAFARAAASGLPSILHVKSDPEAISPTATISGLRAAT